Genomic DNA from bacterium:
TCTTCAATCGCCCACAGCAACTCTACCGCGCGAACCACGATGCCCTTGAAGGGATTCTTCACGACTTTTTCCAGCCCGGCCTTCTTCGCCTCGGATTGGGCCAGCGGCGTCAGACGGTCGTAGTTCAAGGCATAGCGGGCCAGCGGACCAACCAGATACGCGCCCGTGCCCAGCATCTTCGAATGCAATGCGTTGGCGTGCGGGATATGCTCTTCCTGGAAATGCTTCTCGTAATCGGAGACGGGGATGTTGAGCCCGTTGGACGAGACCACATTGCCTTCGCACAGCGGGTATTCTGTCGGATGCCGCAACGACACGAACACATAGTCCTGCTCGAAGTTGGGGAACTTCAAAGTGGCCATGAGCCGCAGCGTTTCCACCGCTTCATCGCGCGCCTTCTTCAGCGGCTCAATGTAGGCGCGGATGTCCTTCTTGGACGGCGACTTATAAAACCCGCCGACACGCACGTTGATCGGATGGATCTCCCGTCCGCCCACCGTGGTCATGATGTCGTTGCCCAGCTTCTTGATCCGCAGGCCGCGTTCCACTTCCTTGGGGAAGTCCTTGGCCATCGCCAGCGCGTCCTGGTATCCCAGAAAGTCCGGCGCATGCAGCAGGTGAATGTGCAGGGAGTGGCTTTCGATCCACTCGCCGCAGTACAGCAGGCGGCGCAGTTCGCGGATCATGCCGTCCGGCTTCTGGCCGAAGGCACTTTCAATCGCGTGGCAGGAACTCATCTGGTACGCCACCGGGCAGATGCCGCAGATGCGCGCCGTCAGATCCGGCACTTCTTTATACAGACGTCCCCGCAGCCAGGCTTCGAAAAAGCGCGGCGGTTCGAAGATGTTCAGTTTGACTTCCGTGACCTGATCGTCTTTGACCTTGACCAGGATTCCGCCCTCGCCTTCCACGCGGGCCAGATAATCGACCTTGATGGTTCTACTTTTCATGGGCCTCGCTCTCCTTGCGGAACGGGTCCGCGCAGGCGTTGAAACTGCGGAACGCGCGCACGATGTCATCATCTTTCAGTCCCATCTTCTGGAACTGGCTGCTCATAGAGGCGGTGTTGGGAGTCTCCTTCGGACCGAAGCAGCCGAAGCAGCCGCGGGCAAAGGACGGACAAAGCGCGTTGCAGCCCGCGTGGGTGACCGGGCCGAGACAGGGCATACCCTGCGCGACCATCACACACGGCGTGCCGCGCATCTTGCACTCCATACAGACACTGTGCGGGAAGATGTTCGGCTTGCGGCCGTTCAAAAACGCGTTCAGCACTTCAAGCAACTGCATCTTGTTGATCGGGCAGCCGCGCAGTTCATAATCCACGCGCACGTGATCGGAAATCGGCGTGGACTTGGCCAGCGTCTCGATGTAGTGGGGCGACGCGTACACGGTATTGAAAAAGTCCTTGACGTCCTTGAAATTCCGCAGCGCCTGAACACCGCCCGCCGTGGCACACGCCCCGATGGTGATCAGCACCTGCGAATCGCGGCGGATCTTGTGAATGCGCTCGGCGTCGTGCGGCGTGGTGATCGAGCCTTCCACCAGAGACACCGTGTACGGCCCGGGCTGCATCGCGCGCGACGCTTCAGCGAAGTTGGCGATTTCCACCGTGCCCGCTACGGCCAGAAGTTCATCTTCACAGTCCAGCAGGCTGAGTTGGCAGCCGTCACAGGACGCGAACTTCCAGACCGCTATTCTTGGCTTGGATTGTTTTGC
This window encodes:
- a CDS encoding oxidoreductase gives rise to the protein MAKQSKPRIAVWKFASCDGCQLSLLDCEDELLAVAGTVEIANFAEASRAMQPGPYTVSLVEGSITTPHDAERIHKIRRDSQVLITIGACATAGGVQALRNFKDVKDFFNTVYASPHYIETLAKSTPISDHVRVDYELRGCPINKMQLLEVLNAFLNGRKPNIFPHSVCMECKMRGTPCVMVAQGMPCLGPVTHAGCNALCPSFARGCFGCFGPKETPNTASMSSQFQKMGLKDDDIVRAFRSFNACADPFRKESEAHEK
- a CDS encoding Ni/Fe hydrogenase subunit alpha — encoded protein: MKSRTIKVDYLARVEGEGGILVKVKDDQVTEVKLNIFEPPRFFEAWLRGRLYKEVPDLTARICGICPVAYQMSSCHAIESAFGQKPDGMIRELRRLLYCGEWIESHSLHIHLLHAPDFLGYQDALAMAKDFPKEVERGLRIKKLGNDIMTTVGGREIHPINVRVGGFYKSPSKKDIRAYIEPLKKARDEAVETLRLMATLKFPNFEQDYVFVSLRHPTEYPLCEGNVVSSNGLNIPVSDYEKHFQEEHIPHANALHSKMLGTGAYLVGPLARYALNYDRLTPLAQSEAKKAGLEKVVKNPFKGIVVRAVELLWAIEEALRICESYEVPEKPFIEMTPKASMGSGMSEAPRGILYHRYRLDENGYVLDAKITPPTSQNQKQMEDDLRAYVEQNLDQPHDKLTWQCEQAIRNYDPCISCATHAIRLDILRD